One region of Vibrio pelagius genomic DNA includes:
- a CDS encoding cytochrome c-type biogenesis protein gives MMKHALIALLATFAISLTATAAIEVHEFDNLQQEQQFKNLSNTLRCPKCQNNTIGDSNAELAVDLRQKVYEMTKEGKSEQEIIDYMIARYGNFVTYNPPLTLATSILWVGPFAVVVFGFALIVLRSRKSKAKAVESNDDWNADKEARLKALLDEENDGDKK, from the coding sequence ATGATGAAACACGCACTGATTGCGCTGTTAGCAACGTTTGCTATCTCTCTGACAGCGACTGCGGCTATTGAGGTTCATGAGTTTGATAACTTGCAACAAGAGCAGCAGTTCAAAAATTTGAGCAACACGCTGCGTTGTCCAAAATGTCAGAACAACACCATTGGTGATTCGAATGCTGAACTGGCAGTCGACCTGCGTCAAAAAGTGTATGAGATGACGAAAGAGGGCAAGTCTGAGCAAGAGATCATCGATTACATGATCGCCCGCTATGGCAACTTTGTAACTTACAATCCACCACTAACGCTAGCAACATCAATCTTATGGGTTGGTCCGTTTGCCGTTGTGGTATTTGGTTTTGCGCTGATTGTACTGCGCAGCAGAAAGTCGAAAGCGAAAGCCGTAGAGTCAAATGACGATTGGAATGCAGATAAAGAAGCACGTTTAAAAGCGTTACTCGATGAAGAGAACGACGGAGACAAGAAGTAA
- a CDS encoding DsbE family thiol:disulfide interchange protein — MNKKILFIPLIAFMALAVIFATQLVRNQSGDDPTKLESVLIGKEVPEFRLEDLAEPGKLYDQAIFKGEPLLLNVWATWCPTCYAEHSYLNKLAAQGVKIIGLNYKDDRTKAVGWLNELGNPYLISLFDGNGMLGLDLGVYGAPETFLIDANGVVRYRHVGDVNPTNWASTLEPMYQDLLEEAK; from the coding sequence ATGAATAAGAAGATACTTTTCATTCCATTGATTGCTTTTATGGCATTGGCTGTCATTTTTGCAACTCAGCTTGTTCGCAACCAGTCGGGTGATGACCCGACTAAGCTTGAATCAGTATTGATTGGCAAAGAAGTACCTGAGTTCCGTCTAGAAGACCTAGCAGAGCCGGGCAAACTGTACGACCAAGCTATATTCAAAGGTGAACCTCTACTGCTAAACGTTTGGGCGACATGGTGCCCAACGTGTTATGCAGAGCACTCATATCTGAATAAGCTAGCGGCGCAAGGCGTTAAGATCATCGGCTTGAACTACAAAGACGATCGGACCAAAGCGGTAGGCTGGCTGAATGAGCTTGGTAACCCTTATCTTATCAGCTTGTTTGATGGTAATGGCATGTTAGGTCTAGACCTAGGCGTGTATGGCGCTCCAGAGACTTTCCTAATTGATGCGAACGGCGTTGTTCGTTATCGCCACGTTGGTGATGTAAACCCAACTAACTGGGCATCGACCCTTGAGCCTATGTATCAAGACTTGTTGGAGGAAGCAAAATGA